In Carya illinoinensis cultivar Pawnee chromosome 10, C.illinoinensisPawnee_v1, whole genome shotgun sequence, one DNA window encodes the following:
- the LOC122278310 gene encoding probable glutathione S-transferase, which produces MADDDQVILLDFWASVFGMRVRIALAEKEIKYESREEDLFGKKSDLLLKMNPVYKKIPVLIHNGKPVCESLIIVQYIDEVWKDRSPLMPSDPYERAQARFWADFIDKKMYLPSRRIRTTKGEEQEAAKKELFEIFKILEEELGDKPYFQGEAFGFVDISLITFSSWFHTFETFGNFSLEVEFPKIIAWTKRCMERESVAKSLPDPKKIWTFSVERRRELGLD; this is translated from the exons ATGGCGGATGATGATCAGGTGATTCTGCTGGATTTCTGGGCCAGCGTGTTTGGGATGAGAGTCAGGATCGCCTTAGCTGAGAAGGAGATCAAGTATGAGTCTAGGGAGGAGGACTTGTTTGGAAAGAAGAGCGATCTGCTTCTCAAGATGAATCCAGTTTACAAGAAGATTCCAGTTTTAATCCACAACGGGAAACCGGTTTGTGAATCTCTCATCATTGTTCAATATATAGATGAGGTTTGGAAGGATAGGTCTCCATTGATGCCCTCGGATCCTTATGAGAGAGCTCAAGCTAGATTCTGGGCTGATTTTATTGATAAGAAG ATGTATCTGCCTTCACGGAGAATACGGACCACAAAAGGAGAAGAGCAGGAAGCAGCAAAGAAAGAGTTATTTGAGATCTTCAAGATATTAGAGGAAGAGCTGGGAGACAAGCCTTATTTTCAAGGTGAAGCATTTGGGTTTGTCGACATTTCTCTCATTACTTTCTCCAGCTGGTTCCATACCTTCGAGACGTTTGGTAACTTTAGCCTGGAGGTAGAGTTCCCGAAGATAATTGCATGGACAAAGAGGTGCATGGAGAGGGAGAGTGTCGCTAAGAGTCTTCCTGATCCGAAGAAGATTTGGACTTTTTCCGTGGAGCGTAGGAGGGAGCTTGGCTTGGATTAG